Proteins encoded by one window of Campylobacter concisus:
- the rpsP gene encoding 30S ribosomal protein S16: protein MATVVRLTRMGRKKRPFYRIVVTDSRKRRDSGWIESIGYYNPMVEPNVINFNKERLDYWKSVGAKLSDRVVQITK from the coding sequence ATGGCAACAGTAGTAAGACTAACAAGAATGGGACGTAAGAAAAGACCTTTTTATCGTATAGTTGTTACAGATAGCAGAAAAAGACGTGATAGTGGCTGGATAGAAAGTATTGGCTATTACAATCCTATGGTTGAGCCAAATGTTATAAATTTCAACAAAGAGAGATTAGATTACTGGAAAAGCGTTGGTGCTAAACTTAGCGATAGAGTTGTACAAATTACAAAATAA
- the rimM gene encoding ribosome maturation factor RimM (Essential for efficient processing of 16S rRNA), whose translation MNSDIVEVATIGRCVGLKGYLKLHNKSDFPEQFKKGATFFDKNNDQLTIKDYNRQKELVLFENFDDLDLAKTLVNRTIYTTKELTRKNCKLKKNEFFQFDIIGLKIIENGEILGIVEDIQDNFANSLLCIKTDEELIMDGNPKNFYIPYLEYFIISVNLDNEEILVKDARAILENS comes from the coding sequence TTGAATAGTGATATTGTTGAAGTCGCTACCATCGGAAGATGTGTTGGTTTAAAGGGCTACTTAAAGCTTCACAATAAGAGCGACTTCCCAGAACAGTTTAAAAAAGGTGCAACCTTTTTTGACAAAAACAATGATCAGCTGACCATAAAAGACTATAATAGACAAAAAGAGCTGGTTTTATTTGAAAATTTTGATGACTTAGATCTTGCTAAAACGCTTGTAAATAGAACTATATATACCACAAAAGAGCTCACTAGAAAAAACTGCAAATTAAAAAAAAATGAATTTTTTCAGTTTGATATTATTGGCTTAAAAATTATAGAAAATGGTGAAATTTTGGGTATTGTAGAAGATATCCAAGATAATTTTGCAAATTCACTTTTATGTATAAAAACAGACGAAGAGCTTATTATGGACGGTAATCCAAAGAATTTTTACATTCCATACTTAGAGTATTTTATTATAAGTGTAAATTTAGACAATGAAGAGATTTTGGTAAAAGATGCTAGAGCTATTTTAGAAAATTCATGA
- the ffh gene encoding signal recognition particle protein, protein MFEQISESFRLAVSKIRFVDDEKALKNALDVLKKALLKADVHHKVTKDLLASIESELKQTGVGQKNFLDAIKSNLTTILTAPGNQGFVYAPVAPTIVLMAGLQGSGKTTTTIKLANYLKLRKKKVLVAACDLQRLAAVEQLRQLCVANEIDLFFIENEHNPIKVAKEALEKAKIGLYDVLLVDTAGRLAIDEKLMQEIKDVKNAINPHEIFYVADAMSGQDAVKTATSFNEILGISGVILSKFDSDSKGGVAISIAKQLNIPLRFVGTGEKVADIESFIPDRIVSRIMGEGDLATLVEKTSTIIDEKEAKRLNQKIKKGQFNFNDFLDQMESVKKLGSMKSLMGMIPGLSNIANQIKDIDLDNSKEILHIKAMINSMTQKERENPDLLNNSRKRRLAAGSGLSQVEVNRFLKQFENASKLAKKFSGKGGAKGLANMLSQANLKRPV, encoded by the coding sequence GTGTTCGAACAAATTAGCGAGTCTTTTAGATTAGCTGTTAGCAAGATACGTTTTGTAGATGACGAAAAGGCTCTAAAAAACGCACTTGACGTGCTCAAAAAAGCTCTTTTAAAAGCTGATGTTCACCATAAAGTCACCAAAGATCTACTCGCGTCTATCGAAAGCGAGTTAAAGCAAACTGGCGTTGGTCAAAAGAATTTCCTAGATGCGATCAAATCAAATTTGACGACCATTTTAACAGCTCCTGGTAACCAAGGCTTTGTCTATGCGCCAGTTGCACCAACTATTGTTTTGATGGCTGGCTTACAAGGTAGCGGTAAAACAACGACAACTATTAAGCTTGCAAACTATCTAAAGTTAAGAAAGAAAAAAGTTTTAGTTGCGGCTTGTGATTTGCAAAGATTGGCGGCAGTTGAGCAGCTAAGACAGCTCTGCGTTGCAAATGAGATTGATCTTTTCTTTATAGAAAATGAACATAACCCAATAAAAGTAGCAAAAGAAGCATTAGAAAAAGCAAAAATTGGTCTTTACGATGTGCTTTTAGTGGATACCGCTGGTCGTCTTGCGATTGATGAAAAGTTGATGCAAGAGATAAAAGATGTAAAAAATGCTATAAATCCACATGAAATTTTTTACGTAGCTGATGCTATGAGTGGTCAAGATGCTGTAAAAACAGCTACAAGTTTTAATGAAATTTTAGGAATTTCTGGAGTTATCCTTTCTAAATTTGATTCTGACTCGAAGGGTGGCGTAGCTATTAGTATTGCAAAACAGCTAAATATTCCACTTAGATTTGTCGGTACTGGCGAGAAAGTAGCTGATATTGAGAGTTTTATACCAGATCGTATTGTAAGTCGTATAATGGGTGAGGGTGACTTGGCCACTTTGGTTGAGAAAACATCGACAATTATTGATGAAAAAGAGGCAAAACGTCTAAATCAAAAGATAAAAAAAGGTCAGTTTAACTTTAATGACTTTTTAGATCAAATGGAAAGCGTTAAAAAGCTTGGTAGTATGAAGTCTTTAATGGGGATGATACCTGGTCTTTCAAATATTGCAAATCAGATAAAAGATATAGATCTTGATAATTCAAAAGAAATTTTGCATATTAAGGCTATGATAAACTCTATGACACAAAAAGAGCGTGAAAACCCAGACCTTTTAAATAATAGTAGAAAAAGACGTTTAGCGGCTGGTTCTGGACTTTCTCAGGTAGAAGTAAATCGTTTTTTAAAGCAGTTTGAAAATGCCTCAAAACTTGCTAAGAAATTTTCAGGAAAAGGTGGAGCAAAAGGACTTGCAAATATGCTTTCTCAAGCAAATTTAAAAAGACCTGTTTGA
- a CDS encoding zinc ribbon domain-containing protein, whose product MNKYLQQLVELSDLDKQIDGFIPRIQDIEKAYKNIEEECETITVNIERLDEEVNDLKSQKSGTNAHIAEFSAKIKDVAKKSSNAKSEKEIKALSLEEDIAKEQLEAANEEIARLEKLIDSKNSQKDELGAKKAELEENLKNIKSKTSSELENIEKERKEVYAKKDKLIATMNQKILAFYEKIRKWAHNTAVVPVKKQACYGCFMQINDKTFSAVLKGEDIVTCPHCGRILYKQEQ is encoded by the coding sequence ATGAATAAATACTTACAACAATTAGTTGAATTATCTGACCTTGATAAACAAATAGATGGCTTTATACCACGCATTCAGGATATAGAAAAGGCTTATAAAAATATAGAAGAAGAGTGCGAAACCATAACGGTCAATATAGAAAGATTAGATGAAGAGGTAAATGACCTAAAATCTCAAAAATCAGGTACGAATGCTCATATTGCCGAGTTTAGTGCGAAGATAAAAGATGTAGCTAAAAAAAGCTCAAATGCAAAAAGCGAAAAGGAGATAAAAGCTCTAAGTCTTGAAGAAGATATTGCAAAAGAGCAACTTGAGGCTGCAAATGAGGAGATCGCTAGACTTGAGAAGCTAATAGATAGTAAAAATAGTCAAAAAGATGAGCTTGGTGCAAAAAAAGCTGAGCTTGAAGAGAATTTAAAAAATATAAAAAGCAAAACTTCATCTGAGCTTGAAAATATCGAAAAAGAACGTAAAGAAGTTTATGCTAAAAAAGACAAGCTTATCGCCACTATGAATCAAAAAATTCTTGCATTTTATGAAAAAATTAGAAAATGGGCTCATAACACAGCCGTTGTTCCTGTGAAAAAACAAGCTTGTTATGGTTGCTTTATGCAGATAAACGATAAAACTTTCTCTGCTGTTCTCAAGGGCGAAGACATCGTTACATGTCCGCATTGTGGCAGAATTTTATACAAACAAGAGCAATAA
- a CDS encoding RluA family pseudouridine synthase, translating to MSEEKAYKILAKQKNISNNEAKELIDSGLVYAKGQKVMIARALMSENTKFSVEEMPKPSVIFEDENLIAISKPAAITSEKISQMYKFPLLHRLDKDTSGVLLLVKNDEFASLAINEFKKMKVEKIYVAAIRGIMSEEVVVNEPILTIKNKNGAISKISEDGKEAISEISPLMVVGKKTLVKVAIKTGRTHQIRVHLASLNLPIVGDEKYGKNRANRMFLHAYSIALLNYKFKAPIPKEFNSLGFELFNKFEI from the coding sequence ATGAGTGAAGAAAAAGCTTATAAAATTTTAGCCAAGCAAAAAAACATATCGAACAACGAAGCAAAGGAGCTAATTGACAGCGGCTTAGTTTATGCCAAGGGCCAAAAGGTAATGATCGCTCGTGCCTTGATGAGTGAAAATACTAAATTTAGCGTCGAAGAGATGCCAAAACCAAGCGTTATATTTGAAGATGAAAATTTAATAGCCATTAGCAAACCAGCTGCCATAACTAGCGAAAAAATCAGCCAAATGTATAAATTTCCACTCCTTCACAGGCTCGATAAGGATACAAGCGGTGTGCTACTTCTTGTAAAAAATGACGAATTTGCAAGCCTTGCCATAAATGAGTTTAAAAAGATGAAGGTTGAGAAAATTTACGTGGCCGCAATTAGGGGCATTATGAGCGAGGAGGTGGTTGTAAATGAGCCGATTTTAACGATAAAAAATAAAAATGGCGCCATTTCAAAGATCTCAGAAGATGGCAAAGAGGCGATCAGTGAAATTTCACCTCTCATGGTTGTGGGCAAAAAAACGCTGGTAAAAGTTGCCATAAAAACAGGCAGAACGCACCAGATAAGAGTGCATTTGGCTAGCTTAAATTTACCTATCGTTGGCGATGAGAAGTACGGCAAAAATAGAGCAAATAGAATGTTCTTGCATGCTTATTCTATCGCTCTTTTAAACTATAAATTTAAAGCGCCGATCCCAAAAGAATTTAATTCTCTTGGATTTGAGCTATTTAATAAATTTGAAATTTAA
- a CDS encoding KH domain-containing protein, whose amino-acid sequence MVKNFLYEYAKLIADFPDKVSVDRKELGENFAEIIISADKVDTGKLIGKDGKMINAIKTVIIGCKAKDNTSYRVTVKAIE is encoded by the coding sequence ATGGTTAAAAATTTTTTATACGAATATGCCAAGTTGATTGCCGATTTTCCTGATAAAGTAAGTGTTGATCGCAAGGAACTTGGTGAAAATTTTGCTGAGATAATCATAAGTGCTGATAAGGTTGATACGGGAAAACTTATCGGCAAAGATGGCAAAATGATAAACGCTATAAAGACCGTTATTATTGGTTGTAAAGCCAAAGATAATACAAGTTATAGGGTAACGGTAAAAGCTATTGAATAG
- the waaA gene encoding lipid IV(A) 3-deoxy-D-manno-octulosonic acid transferase translates to MIIIYYFLASILYLLGAILLFILSFKKKYHKSIPARFFLFNNPKFQDADVHFHACSFGEVQALKPLMQKFDSKAISVVTNTGFEAASKICSNTRFLPFEIFLPFWLKKSKVLVIFEAELWLMLVFMAKLKGSRVILINARISDRSYKSYLKFGFFYRYLFKFIDKIYAQSELDKERLKSLGAGETEVVGNIKAAFLPSVSKIYEKPKARVIVLASTHTGEEEMILQNLNLKENDLLIIAPRHPERFTEVEKIAGDYAKKHDFSFAKFSQTYKFEAKVNLLDTLGELVNVYAISDIVVLGGSFVPNIGGHNPIECAQFNPVIISGEFIFNQKALFSLVENIYIVKASEIGGIMGSDTKKSKIAVQASADAIIEDIRSAL, encoded by the coding sequence GTGATAATAATATATTACTTTTTAGCCTCAATACTCTATCTCCTTGGGGCTATCCTACTATTTATTTTAAGTTTTAAAAAAAAGTATCATAAGTCGATTCCAGCACGTTTTTTCCTCTTTAATAATCCTAAATTTCAAGATGCAGATGTGCATTTTCACGCTTGTTCATTTGGCGAGGTGCAAGCACTCAAACCTTTGATGCAAAAATTTGATAGTAAAGCTATAAGTGTGGTGACAAATACGGGCTTTGAAGCGGCAAGCAAAATTTGCTCTAATACGAGATTTTTGCCATTTGAAATTTTCTTGCCATTTTGGTTAAAAAAGAGCAAAGTTTTAGTCATTTTTGAGGCTGAGCTTTGGCTTATGCTAGTTTTCATGGCAAAGCTAAAAGGTAGCCGTGTGATACTGATAAACGCTAGAATTTCAGACAGAAGCTACAAAAGCTACTTGAAATTTGGCTTTTTTTATAGGTATCTTTTTAAATTTATAGATAAGATTTACGCTCAAAGTGAGCTTGATAAAGAGCGGCTAAAGTCACTTGGTGCAGGTGAAACAGAGGTCGTTGGTAACATAAAAGCTGCATTTTTGCCAAGCGTGAGTAAAATTTATGAAAAGCCAAAAGCTAGAGTGATCGTGCTAGCAAGCACGCATACAGGCGAAGAAGAGATGATTTTGCAAAATTTAAATTTAAAAGAAAACGATCTCTTGATCATCGCTCCACGCCATCCTGAGAGGTTTACAGAGGTTGAGAAGATAGCAGGCGACTACGCTAAAAAGCATGATTTTAGCTTTGCGAAATTTAGTCAAACATATAAATTTGAAGCTAAAGTAAATTTGCTTGATACTTTAGGTGAGCTTGTAAATGTCTATGCTATTAGCGATATAGTAGTGCTTGGAGGCAGTTTTGTACCAAATATCGGCGGGCACAATCCAATCGAGTGCGCGCAATTTAACCCGGTGATAATTAGTGGCGAGTTTATATTTAATCAAAAGGCGTTATTTAGCCTAGTTGAAAACATTTATATCGTAAAGGCTAGCGAGATAGGCGGCATAATGGGTAGTGACACTAAAAAGAGCAAGATCGCTGTGCAAGCAAGCGCTGATGCGATCATAGAAGATATAAGGAGCGCTTTATGA